Proteins encoded within one genomic window of Trichoderma asperellum chromosome 2, complete sequence:
- a CDS encoding uncharacterized protein (EggNog:ENOG41): MTNLNKQAQTPGIPVVSVQQQELPIRGNSTADRDTDAKAQDSIDPPPYDAQPSPIDLQLHHIASKDALVVKIQPPKTPSRSISHVACDVVLVIDISGSMCSSAPVPGEGEDTGLSVLDLTKHAAFTIIESMDERDRLGIVTFETESKVVQALEPMTNGNKEQARKRIRALKPMGSTNLWHGMLDGIKLFQNEEDSPRVPAIMILTDGEPNHMCPAQGYIPKMRSMDPLPATIHTFGFGYSLRSGLLKSIAEFSGGNYAFIPDAGMIGTVFVHAVANLQSTFATKASLELRYASTLEIEQTQGDAVDKQAAIDAGKGQMQLTIPLGNIQYGQSRDLWLRLKGTTQAKQISDYAIEATLTFEEAEKSVPNLSLARLGDGTTNAVAALSTDEAVYHESRALVCSFISSLFPLGSDGEYRVLVAAEKIAEKRQELAQLIKTLPGRDLADGLNKSLMEDLKGDLPRGQISLAISTPEFFIKWGRHFLPSYVNALTRQICNSFKDSAPLQFGSQSPLFIACRDRLDNAFDNIPAPPPSRVVLRHNGSRQARSFTAAPSSMARYRNASGVCFAGSTLVELASGRITEIRKLKRGSRVRTPLGPRKVHLVLKTKVSSETLYRIGSLLVTPWHPLSVDSKNWDFPANMSEAPVLYTGFIYSVLLQPDGRSDAHAIRVGDVAWGVTLGHGITRGMDTRAHEFFGDYMRVRIGLLKLPDAGRKGVVKGQGIERDPVTGHVSGFRSMAAGNADVPSEKDMS; the protein is encoded by the coding sequence ATGACCAATCTCAACAAGCAGGCCCAGACGCCTGGAATACCTGTTGTCAgcgtccagcagcaagagctgCCCATCCGTGGAAATTCCACTGCAGACAGAGACACAGACGCAAAGGCCCAGGACTCAATAGATCCTCCTCCCTATGATGCTCAGCCCAGCCCAATTGATCTACAACTTCATCATATTGCCTCAAAAGATGCCCTTGTTGTCAAGATTCAGCCCCCCAAGACACCGTCAAGGTCAATTAGCCATGTAGCTTGTGATGTGGTGCTCGTCATCGACATTTCCGGCAGCATGTGCTCGTCCGCTCCAGTGCCTGGCGAAGGCGAGGACACGGGCCTTTCGGTGCTGGATCTAACCAAGCATGCTGCTTTCACAATCATCGAGAGCATGGACGAGAGGGACCGCCTCGGCATTGTGACTTTTGAGACTGAGTCCAAAGTGGTTCAAGCGCTAGAACCCATGACGAATGGCAACAAGGAACAGGCACGCAAGAGAATAAGGGCCCTGAAGCCAATGGGCTCGACCAATCTCTGGCATGGCATGCTCGATGGAATCAAGTTGTTTCAAAATGAAGAGGACAGCCCTCGGGTGCCGGCCATCATGATCCTGACAGACGGCGAGCCAAACCACATGTGCCCTGCCCAAGGCTACATCCCAAAGATGAGATCCATGGATCCGCTGCCCGCTACCATTCACACATTTGGCTTCGGATACAGCCTTCGGTCCGGACTGCTAAAGTCCATTGCCGAATTCAGCGGCGGCAACTATGCCTTTATCCCCGACGCAGGCATGATTGGAACCGTCTTCGTCCACGCCGTGGCCAACCTACAGTCTACTTTTGCAACCAAGGCTTCGCTAGAGCTAAGATACGCATCCACATTGGAGATTGAACAGACGCAGGGCGATGCCGTTGACAAGCAAGCGGCTATCGACGCCGGCAAGGGACAAATGCAACTGACCATTCCCTTGGGAAATATCCAGTACGGGCAGTCTCGCGACCTCTGGCTACGTCTCAAAGGCACTACGCAGGCAAAGCAGATTTCAGACTATGCCATCGAAGCCACTCTTACCTTTGAAGAAGCCGAGAAATCGGTTCCCAACTTGAGCTTGGCCCGCCTCGGTGACGGTACAACTAACGCAGTGGCAGCTCTCTCCACTGACGAAGCGGTCTATCATGAATCCCGGGCCCTCGTCTGCAGCTTCATCTCGTCGCTATTCCCTCTTGGATCGGATGGAGAATACCGGGTCCTCGTTGCAGCGGAGAAAATAGCAGAGAAGCGACAAGAGCTGGCACAACTTATCAAGACGTTACCCGGCCGAGATCTCGCTGACGGATTGAATAAATCACTTATGGAAGATCTCAAGGGTGACCTGCCTAGAGGACAGATTAGCCTCGCCATCTCCACGCCAGAGTTTTTCATCAAATGGGGCCGACATTTCCTGCCATCATATGTCAACGCCTTGACTCGCCAAATCTGTAACTCGTTCAAGGATTCAGCGCCCCTTCAATTCGGGTCCCAGAGTCCGCTCTTTATAGCCTGCCGCGATCGTTTAGACAATGCTTTTGACAACATTCCTGCCCCACCACCGTCCAGAGTCGTTTTACGCCATAATGGCAGTCGTCAAGCCCGATCATTCACCGCCGCTCCCTCATCCATGGCGAGATATCGAAACGCTTCCGGAGTGTGCTTCGCCGGCTCGACTCTTGTGGAGCTCGCATCGGGTCGAATCACCGAGATTCGGAAGCTGAAGCGCGGCTCTCGAGTCCGCACACCTCTTGGTCCCAGAAAGGTACACCTGGTTCTCAAGACCAAAGTATCAAGCGAGACACTCTACCGGATTGGCTCGCTGCTTGTCACGCCCTGGCATCCCCTCTCCGTCGACAGCAAGAACTGGGATTTTCCGGCCAACATGTCGGAAGCGCCGGTGCTGTACACCGGGTTCATATACTCGGTGCTGTTGCAGCCCGATGGCAGATCAGATGCGCATGCCATTCGTGTTGGTGATGTTGCTTGGGGTGTTACGCTTGGACATGGTATCACTCGAGGAATGGACACTCGGGCTCATGAGTTCTTTGGCGACTACATGAGAGTGAGAATCgggctgctgaagctgccagATGCGGGCAGGAAAGGCGTGGTAAAGGGACAAGGAATAGAGCGAGATCCGGTGACTGGACACGTCAGCGGATTCCGGAGTATGGCTGCTGGAAATGCAGACGTACCATCTGAGAAGGATATGTCTTGA
- a CDS encoding uncharacterized protein (EggNog:ENOG41), with the protein MHYIRLLKSPTQSRSGKKHMLNLVFTITTDLGDSFLYPDEPINLTIHAEISIDSSSIKRELFNLSLGAEKLQWRSGMRVAKPSVDITGLMQQASTSKSKVAICISTEKFSARRVSEILATTIVSKEDEPAGQIMPVWIPLSHDGAEVEVSTRRLYLPGTSEQEDYVELEEEIGESIARHIWDAGVIAFCAITESWMLPMPTDTEPSGLKALKKLFAGPKSINVLELGCGVGILGGGLSVVLPRMRPPPSRRCTILMTDLEEAESRTRSNMSRLLQVGKKKSNSSLPVKLLYENLDWEEGRKGAFGPETQSHRWDLVMLSDCTYNVDMLPALVETLSALHASNMAHVAASSTSSGEQPQSTKVFLATKPRHASEEALFDLLSQEGWAELHRQTLPLPVLGAETQSVELYLYEKLQ; encoded by the coding sequence ATGCATTACATACGGCTTCTCAAATCACCAACTCAGTCTCGCTCTGGGAAGAAGCACATGCTAAATCTGGTCTTTACAATAACTACCGACTTGGGAGACTCATTTTTATATCCAGATGAGCCAATCAATCTCACTATCCATGCCGAAATATCAATTGACTCGTCATCTATAAAGAGAGAGTTATTTAATCTCTCTCTAGGGGCGGAAAAATTGCAATGGCGATCTGGAATGCGCGTCGCGAAACCTTCAGTTGACATAACTGGGTTGATGCAGCAGGCATCGACTTCCAAGAGCAAAGTTGCTATATGCATTAGCACAGAGAAATTTTCTGCACGTAGGGTATCCGAAATTCTCGCTACTACAATTGTTTCGAAGGAAGACGAGCCGGCTGGACAAATCATGCCGGTCTGGATCCCATTGAGCCACGATGGAGCCGAAGTCGAAGTTTCTACGAGGAGACTCTATTTACCCGGGACTTCTGAGCAAGAGGATTACGTCGAGCTtgaggaggagattggcGAGAGCATTGCTAGACATATCTGGGATGCAGGAGTAATCGCTTTCTGTGCAATTACCGAGTCATGGATGTTGCCAATGCCAACAGATACGGAACCTTCTGGCTTAAAGGCTTTGAAGAAACTTTTCGCTGGGCCAAAATCCATAAATGTTTTAGAGCTAGGATGCGGCGTTGGAATCCTGGGAGGAGGCTTGAGTGTTGTATTACCAAGGATGCGGCCGCCACCAAGTCGCAGATGCACCATCCTCATGACAGATTTGGAGGAAGCAGAGAGTCGAACCAGGTCCAACATGTCTCGGCTCCTTCAAGTCGGGAAAAAGAAGTCTAACAGCAGTCTTCCCGTGAAGCTTCTGTACGAGAACCTTGATTGGGAAGAAGGTCGAAAGGGTGCATTTGGTCCGGAAACACAAAGCCACCGCTGGGATCTTGTCATGCTTAGTGATTGCACGTACAACGTGGATATGCTTCCCGCGCTGGTTGAGACGCTATCTGCGTTGCACGCATCCAACATGGCACATGTGGCTGCCTCATCCACATCATCCGGCGAGCAGCCGCAGTCAACAAAAGTCTTCTTGGCAACGAAGCCGCGGCATGCTTCGGAAGAGGCCTTGTTTGACCTGCTATCGCAAGAGGGATGGGCTGAGCTGCATAGACAAACTTTGCCACTGCCTGTACTTGGCGCAGAGACGCAATCTGTGGAACTGTATCTATACGAAAAGCTGCAATGA